A part of Gemmatimonadales bacterium genomic DNA contains:
- a CDS encoding DUF481 domain-containing protein, translating to MSQIRTVAATVLLGVVAVAPLLAQEQPVKTRSFSADFGFVSAAGNTNVKTLNFGDRLVLNTADKKLIFTQTFNAVRSEADGNRTAENYRTQVRLDRGLGHRFYLFLLGGWERNVPAGVARRFEETLGLAYRAIETEQDQLNIEIGLSFFQQRNLEATQGQSLDDTYTAGRAAASYKRVIRAPAFVSQHVEFIPNFDDHNDFRINTETALVAPLSTAIGVKLGYVIRYDNVPGLLPDPNPTLERLRKTDRFLTAGLTISY from the coding sequence ATGTCGCAAATCCGAACAGTCGCAGCCACCGTGTTGCTGGGCGTCGTGGCGGTGGCTCCGCTTCTCGCGCAGGAGCAGCCGGTCAAGACCCGTTCCTTCTCGGCCGACTTCGGGTTTGTCAGCGCGGCTGGCAATACCAACGTCAAGACGCTGAACTTCGGCGACCGTCTGGTGCTCAACACTGCAGACAAGAAGCTGATCTTCACCCAGACGTTCAACGCCGTGCGGAGCGAGGCTGATGGCAACCGCACCGCGGAAAACTATCGCACCCAGGTAAGGTTGGACCGGGGATTGGGACACCGCTTCTACCTGTTTCTGCTCGGCGGCTGGGAACGGAACGTACCGGCCGGCGTGGCGAGGCGGTTTGAAGAAACGCTCGGTCTCGCGTACCGAGCCATCGAGACCGAGCAGGATCAGCTGAACATCGAAATCGGTCTTTCCTTTTTTCAGCAACGCAACCTTGAGGCGACGCAGGGACAGAGTCTCGACGACACCTACACCGCGGGTCGGGCGGCCGCGTCCTACAAGCGCGTCATCAGGGCCCCGGCCTTCGTGTCGCAGCACGTCGAGTTCATTCCCAACTTCGACGATCACAACGACTTTCGGATCAACACCGAGACTGCCTTGGTCGCACCGCTATCTACGGCCATCGGCGTGAAGCTTGGTTACGTGATTCGCTACGACAACGTTCCGGGCTTGCTGCCGGATCCGAATCCGACCCTGGAGCGGCTGCGCAAGACCGACCGCTTCCTGACGGCGGGCCTCACCATCTCGTACTGA
- a CDS encoding aldo/keto reductase, translating into MEYTRLGTSGLVVSRVCLGCMSYGDPRWRSWVLDEEAARPFFRRAIELGINFFDTADMYSLGQSEEVTGRLLRDYARLDEVVIATKVFFEMRPGGPNMVGLSRKHIVQACEASLRRLGVEAIDLYQVHRFDPETPIEETIAALDLLVQQGKVRYVGASTTYAWKLMKALGTADRLGMARFVSMQNHYNLLYREEEREMIPLCLDQGLGVIPWSPLARGLLARSSRDLSTTSRGATDKGQIGQLYDHPDDGAILDANARVAAARGVSPAETALAWLASRPGVTAPIIGATKLEHLESAVRGVALRLTDEEVAALEAPYTPRPIRGWYEGRRR; encoded by the coding sequence ATGGAATACACCCGTCTCGGCACCAGTGGCCTCGTAGTTTCCCGCGTCTGTCTCGGTTGCATGAGCTACGGCGACCCCCGCTGGCGCTCCTGGGTCCTGGACGAGGAGGCCGCCCGTCCGTTCTTTCGGCGCGCCATCGAACTCGGCATCAACTTCTTCGATACGGCCGACATGTACTCGCTCGGGCAGAGCGAGGAGGTTACTGGCCGCCTACTCCGTGATTACGCCCGGCTCGATGAGGTCGTGATTGCGACCAAGGTGTTCTTCGAGATGCGTCCTGGCGGGCCCAACATGGTGGGGCTCTCGCGCAAGCATATCGTGCAGGCCTGCGAGGCCAGCCTCAGGCGACTCGGCGTCGAAGCCATCGACCTCTACCAGGTCCACCGCTTCGACCCCGAAACACCGATCGAGGAAACGATCGCGGCGCTCGACCTGCTGGTTCAGCAGGGTAAGGTCCGCTACGTCGGGGCCAGCACGACCTACGCCTGGAAGCTGATGAAGGCACTCGGAACTGCCGACCGGCTTGGGATGGCCCGGTTCGTGTCGATGCAGAATCACTACAACCTGCTGTATCGCGAGGAGGAGCGGGAAATGATTCCGCTCTGTCTCGATCAGGGGCTTGGGGTGATTCCCTGGTCTCCCCTGGCGCGCGGCCTGCTGGCCCGGAGTTCCCGCGACCTGAGCACGACCAGCCGCGGCGCAACGGACAAGGGGCAGATCGGCCAGCTCTACGACCATCCCGATGACGGCGCCATTCTCGACGCCAACGCGCGAGTGGCCGCGGCGCGCGGGGTGAGCCCGGCGGAGACCGCGCTCGCGTGGCTGGCCTCCCGCCCGGGGGTGACGGCGCCGATCATCGGCGCCACCAAGCTGGAGCATCTGGAGTCGGCGGTGCGGGGGGTGGCACTCCGCCTGACCGACGAGGAGGTTGCCGCCCTCGAAGCACCCTACACCCCTCGGCCAATCCGAGGGTGGTACGAGGGACGGCGGCGCTGA
- a CDS encoding class I SAM-dependent RNA methyltransferase, whose translation MSVTVGALVVTHVGLEPVLVAELAELGLVGEVISGGVELQASLLDVARANLMLRTAGRVLVRVASFRARTFPELERHAAKLPWTRFLPPGMPVHFRVTAKKSRLSHERAIAERLGRALQTAAPKATVVAGRAEADADDDIQRFVVRFHRDVCTVSADSSGAPLHRRGYRLDTGKAPLRETLAAGLLLSSGWDGTTPLVDPFCGSGVIPIEAATLARRIPPGRNRHFAIERWPGFDATAFQAVRAAADLASLPASPVPILGGDRDAGAVRSAAANAERAGVSADVPWQHQPLSATVLDGPPGAIVTNPPYGARIGERASLRDLYAQLGNVLRRQGAGWTVTIVSADRELDGQVGLPWTELIRTENGGLPVRFIRAELPAA comes from the coding sequence ATGTCCGTGACCGTCGGGGCACTGGTGGTTACGCACGTCGGACTCGAGCCCGTGCTCGTTGCCGAGCTGGCGGAGCTCGGGCTCGTGGGCGAAGTGATTTCGGGCGGAGTCGAGCTCCAGGCCAGCCTGCTCGACGTGGCCCGGGCCAACCTGATGCTGCGCACCGCCGGCCGGGTTCTGGTCCGAGTCGCCAGTTTCCGCGCGCGCACCTTTCCGGAACTGGAACGGCATGCTGCCAAGCTGCCGTGGACTCGCTTCCTGCCGCCCGGCATGCCGGTGCACTTCCGCGTTACCGCCAAGAAATCCCGGCTGTCGCACGAGCGGGCCATCGCCGAACGGCTGGGGCGCGCCTTGCAAACGGCAGCACCGAAGGCCACCGTCGTTGCGGGCCGCGCCGAGGCTGATGCGGACGACGACATTCAGCGGTTCGTGGTGCGATTCCATCGTGACGTCTGCACAGTCAGCGCTGACAGCTCAGGCGCGCCCCTCCATCGCCGCGGCTACCGCCTCGACACCGGCAAGGCGCCGCTCCGGGAAACGCTCGCGGCGGGTTTGCTGCTCAGCTCGGGTTGGGATGGTACCACGCCGCTCGTCGACCCCTTCTGTGGTTCGGGCGTGATTCCGATCGAGGCGGCGACCCTCGCACGCCGGATCCCGCCCGGCCGGAATCGCCACTTCGCGATCGAGCGATGGCCCGGCTTCGACGCCACGGCCTTCCAGGCCGTGCGGGCCGCGGCTGATCTCGCCTCGCTGCCTGCCTCGCCAGTACCGATCCTGGGCGGCGATCGCGATGCGGGCGCGGTGCGGTCCGCCGCCGCCAATGCCGAGCGAGCGGGCGTCTCGGCCGACGTCCCCTGGCAACACCAGCCTCTGTCCGCCACGGTCCTCGATGGGCCGCCCGGCGCGATCGTCACCAATCCTCCCTATGGCGCCCGAATCGGGGAGCGCGCCTCGCTGCGCGACCTGTATGCGCAGCTTGGCAATGTCCTGCGCCGCCAGGGCGCCGGCTGGACGGTGACGATCGTGTCGGCCGACCGCGAGCTGGACGGGCAGGTTGGCCTGCCATGGACGGAGCTGATCCGAACCGAGAACGGGGGCCTTCCGGTGCGCTTCATTCGCGCGGAGCTGCCGGCCGCGTGA
- a CDS encoding nuclear transport factor 2 family protein, with the protein MMIAAAIVSLALFGGAGPAEGRPMPQDSVIAAVSAALQSQWRAQVTRDTATLRNLLGEDLVYIHSNALVEDKAGFLRTVATGTIVYHDISPLEMTHRVIGAVVVGNGRVRVRVGLGGQDLVLELLVTTVHARRDGRWVLVAWQSTRVQ; encoded by the coding sequence GTGATGATTGCAGCTGCCATCGTGTCTCTTGCCTTGTTTGGCGGAGCCGGGCCGGCGGAGGGTCGGCCGATGCCGCAGGACTCGGTCATCGCAGCCGTCTCGGCTGCTTTGCAGTCGCAGTGGCGGGCGCAGGTCACGCGGGATACGGCGACCCTTCGCAACCTTTTGGGCGAGGACCTCGTCTATATCCACTCGAACGCGCTGGTGGAGGACAAGGCCGGGTTTCTCCGCACGGTTGCGACCGGAACCATCGTCTATCATGACATCTCACCCCTCGAAATGACGCATAGGGTCATAGGGGCGGTCGTGGTTGGGAATGGCCGAGTTCGGGTTCGGGTCGGGCTGGGGGGGCAGGACCTCGTGCTGGAATTGCTGGTGACGACCGTTCATGCCCGTCGGGACGGTCGGTGGGTGCTGGTGGCCTGGCAGTCGACCAGGGTCCAGTAG
- a CDS encoding DUF393 domain-containing protein, with protein MRFLLRVDRDGPLRFAALTSSYGQALLAARPELASPASIILVEADRITARSTAVLRIFRYLGSVWTLLLIGYLVPREIRDSLYDVVAHWRYRIFGRYESCPLPPADARHRFL; from the coding sequence GTGCGGTTCCTGCTCCGGGTCGATCGCGACGGGCCGCTCCGCTTCGCGGCCCTGACCAGCAGCTACGGGCAGGCCCTGCTTGCTGCCCGCCCCGAGTTGGCCTCCCCTGCCTCGATCATCCTGGTCGAGGCTGACCGGATCACCGCCCGGTCAACCGCAGTGCTCCGGATCTTTCGCTATCTGGGCAGCGTTTGGACCCTGCTGCTGATCGGGTATCTGGTGCCACGCGAAATTCGTGACTCCCTCTACGACGTCGTAGCTCACTGGCGCTATCGTATCTTCGGGCGCTACGAGAGCTGTCCTTTGCCGCCTGCCGACGCCAGACACCGCTTTCTATAA
- a CDS encoding enoyl-CoA hydratase/isomerase family protein, with translation MTTHLTTRIEADGIATLTFASPGKAPNVLSDESLAELSSAIGSLVGDAAVTGIILTSGKPEFLVGADLRMLLAAAGMTRAEFLERVRSLQQLTRTLETGGKPVVAALNGTALGGGFELALACHARIVADDPTIRIGLPEVSLGLLPGGGGTQRLPRLIGAREALGLITQGKTVPPNRAQELGLVGEVVPRDSLLERARELVRSTEPIQPWDNKGYRIPGGEVHSPAGLETFVGTNAMITRETWGNYPAPRLAAYAVYHGLQLPIDQGLKVEARGFVELVFHPSTRNMVRTLFFSMGSARRLEHRPGGVPKATYRQVGILGAGLMGHGIAHAAAVNGIDVVLLDVDRAGADRGKERVGAILADGVKKGRLTDAGAAAALGRIRPTADFADLAGSSLVIEAVFEQRDLKADVTRRAEAVVGADTIMATNTSTLPVSGLAAARVRPEQFIGLHFFSPVEKMALVEVILGAQTSDATLAKALDFVQAIGKTPIVVRDGRGFFTSRVFGTYLAEGVAMLGEGVGAALIDHAGRLAGMPMGPLTVADMVNLDLSDKIRQQTEADLGASYVQHPADRIIAFMVQQGRYGQKSKAGFYDYREREATLWPLLDTHYPKAAIQPPLEHVRRRLLHIQAVETLRCMEEGIVTRPQDADVGSILGWGFCPFHGGIASYIDLIGTRRLADECDALADQYGERFRPPTLLRDLARDGRSLYPA, from the coding sequence ATGACGACCCACCTGACGACCAGGATCGAAGCCGACGGTATTGCCACCCTGACGTTCGCCTCGCCGGGCAAGGCGCCTAACGTGCTCTCCGATGAGTCACTTGCCGAGCTGAGCAGCGCAATCGGCAGCCTGGTGGGCGATGCTGCGGTCACCGGCATCATCCTGACATCCGGCAAGCCGGAATTTCTGGTGGGTGCCGACCTCCGGATGCTGCTGGCCGCAGCGGGCATGACGCGCGCCGAGTTTCTGGAACGGGTCCGGAGCCTGCAGCAGCTCACCCGGACCCTCGAAACCGGGGGCAAGCCCGTCGTCGCTGCGCTCAACGGAACGGCGTTAGGCGGCGGGTTCGAACTCGCGCTCGCCTGCCACGCCCGCATCGTGGCCGATGATCCGACGATTCGGATCGGCCTGCCCGAAGTGTCGCTTGGTTTGCTTCCGGGTGGCGGCGGCACGCAGCGACTGCCCCGCCTGATCGGCGCCCGCGAGGCGCTCGGCCTGATCACACAAGGTAAGACAGTACCGCCCAACCGGGCTCAGGAGCTTGGCCTGGTTGGTGAAGTGGTGCCACGGGACAGCTTGCTCGAGCGGGCCCGAGAGCTGGTGCGGAGCACCGAGCCGATCCAGCCGTGGGACAATAAGGGCTATCGGATTCCCGGCGGTGAGGTGCATTCCCCGGCCGGGCTCGAGACCTTCGTCGGCACCAACGCGATGATCACACGGGAAACCTGGGGTAACTACCCCGCCCCGCGCCTCGCGGCCTACGCGGTCTACCACGGCCTGCAGCTGCCGATCGACCAGGGTCTCAAGGTCGAAGCTCGCGGGTTCGTGGAACTGGTGTTTCACCCGTCGACCCGCAACATGGTGCGCACCCTGTTCTTCAGCATGGGCAGCGCCCGACGTCTCGAGCATCGACCCGGCGGCGTCCCGAAGGCCACCTACCGCCAGGTCGGCATTCTCGGCGCCGGGCTGATGGGGCACGGCATCGCGCACGCCGCCGCCGTCAACGGCATCGACGTCGTTCTGCTCGATGTCGACCGCGCTGGCGCCGATCGGGGCAAGGAGCGCGTCGGCGCCATTCTGGCCGACGGCGTCAAGAAGGGCCGGCTCACCGATGCGGGGGCGGCTGCGGCACTCGGCCGGATCCGCCCGACCGCCGACTTTGCCGACCTGGCAGGGTCGTCGCTGGTGATCGAAGCCGTCTTCGAGCAGCGCGACCTCAAGGCCGACGTGACTCGTCGCGCCGAAGCCGTTGTGGGCGCCGATACGATCATGGCGACCAACACCTCGACGCTGCCGGTGTCAGGTCTGGCCGCAGCCCGCGTCCGACCGGAGCAGTTCATCGGCCTCCACTTCTTCAGCCCGGTCGAGAAGATGGCGCTGGTCGAGGTCATTCTCGGCGCGCAGACGTCCGACGCCACGCTGGCAAAGGCGCTCGACTTCGTCCAGGCCATCGGCAAAACACCGATCGTGGTGCGTGACGGGCGTGGTTTCTTCACCAGCCGAGTCTTCGGCACCTACCTAGCAGAAGGTGTGGCCATGCTGGGCGAGGGCGTCGGCGCGGCACTGATCGATCACGCCGGACGCCTGGCCGGCATGCCGATGGGGCCCCTGACGGTGGCCGACATGGTCAACCTCGATCTATCCGACAAGATCCGCCAGCAGACTGAAGCCGACCTCGGCGCAAGCTACGTACAGCATCCGGCCGACCGGATCATTGCCTTCATGGTGCAGCAGGGACGATACGGGCAGAAATCCAAAGCAGGGTTCTACGACTACCGGGAGCGTGAAGCCACGCTCTGGCCGCTGCTCGACACCCACTACCCCAAGGCCGCAATCCAACCACCGCTCGAGCACGTCAGGCGGCGCTTGCTGCACATCCAGGCTGTCGAAACGCTCCGCTGTATGGAAGAAGGCATCGTCACGCGGCCGCAGGACGCCGACGTCGGATCGATACTCGGTTGGGGCTTCTGCCCCTTTCACGGTGGCATCGCATCGTACATCGACCTCATCGGCACCCGACGCCTGGCCGATGAATGCGACGCACTGGCCGATCAGTACGGCGAACGTTTCCGACCGCCGACGCTGCTCCGCGACCTGGCGCGGGACGGTCGCTCGCTCTACCCCGCCTGA
- a CDS encoding acetyl-CoA C-acetyltransferase — MADAYLLDALRTPRGRGKPDGALHEVAPIELAATPLRALKDRHGLNTGQVEDVILGCVDAIKDEAGVGRWAVLAAGYDERVPATVINRYCGSGLEAVNLIAAKLMGGLIDLGIGGGVEHMSRIPMLSSGFAPGTDPLLAADFHFVPQGISADLIATRAGYTRSQLDEYAVLSQRRAKQAWDEGRFDRGVVPVVDRNGLVILDRDEHLRPDTTVESLAALQPSFAKLGAMAGFDRVVLHRYPEIERLQYFHHAGNSSGIVDGAAAVLLGSREGASRAGIRPRARIRSTAAVAADPTIMLTAPAAGCRIALEKAGLTAGDIDLWEINEAFASVVLYFLDEMELTPENVNVNGGAIAMGHPLGATGAIILGTLLDELERRDGTLGVATLCIAGGMSVATVIERI, encoded by the coding sequence ATGGCTGACGCATACCTTCTCGATGCCCTCCGCACTCCTCGCGGGCGGGGCAAGCCGGACGGAGCGCTGCACGAGGTGGCTCCGATCGAGCTGGCCGCAACCCCGCTCCGCGCCCTCAAAGACCGGCACGGCCTCAATACGGGGCAGGTCGAAGACGTCATCCTCGGCTGCGTCGACGCGATCAAGGACGAGGCCGGGGTCGGGCGCTGGGCCGTGCTGGCCGCCGGTTACGACGAGCGGGTGCCCGCAACGGTGATCAACCGGTACTGCGGCTCCGGCCTCGAGGCTGTGAATCTGATTGCCGCCAAGCTGATGGGGGGCCTGATCGATCTCGGGATCGGTGGCGGGGTCGAGCATATGTCGCGGATTCCCATGCTCTCGTCCGGGTTTGCACCCGGAACAGACCCGCTGCTTGCCGCCGACTTTCACTTCGTTCCCCAGGGTATCTCAGCCGACCTGATTGCCACCCGCGCGGGATACACCCGGTCGCAACTCGACGAGTACGCCGTGCTGTCTCAGCGACGCGCCAAGCAGGCCTGGGACGAGGGGCGCTTTGACCGGGGCGTGGTGCCCGTGGTCGACCGGAACGGGCTGGTCATCCTGGATCGGGACGAGCACCTCCGCCCCGACACGACGGTGGAGAGTCTCGCCGCGCTGCAGCCGTCCTTCGCCAAGCTGGGCGCGATGGCTGGGTTCGACCGGGTCGTGCTGCATCGCTATCCGGAAATCGAACGTTTGCAGTACTTCCACCATGCCGGCAACTCGAGCGGAATCGTCGACGGTGCCGCTGCGGTGCTGCTCGGCAGCCGCGAAGGCGCATCCCGAGCCGGGATTCGCCCGCGGGCCCGGATCCGCTCGACCGCGGCGGTCGCTGCGGACCCGACCATCATGCTGACCGCGCCCGCCGCCGGGTGCCGCATCGCGCTCGAGAAGGCGGGGCTGACGGCGGGAGACATCGATCTCTGGGAAATCAACGAGGCGTTCGCCTCGGTGGTGCTCTACTTCCTCGATGAGATGGAGCTGACGCCCGAGAATGTGAACGTCAACGGCGGCGCCATCGCGATGGGTCATCCACTCGGTGCCACGGGAGCCATCATACTCGGCACACTGCTCGACGAACTGGAGCGGCGTGACGGGACCCTGGGCGTCGCGACCCTTTGCATCGCCGGCGGCATGTCGGTAGCCACTGTGATCGAGCGGATCTGA
- the hrpB gene encoding ATP-dependent helicase HrpB, translating to MTERLPVERIVPALEEALAAAGSAVLVAEPGAGKTTVVPWRLLDAPWLRGRKIVMLEPRRVAARAAAARLAWRLSEPVGETVGYRIRFDTRVSSTTRIEVVTEGVLARMIDDDPALEACGLVIFDEFHERSLPGDLGLALTLQSRAILRPDLRVLVMSATLDSAAVSRLLGNAPVLDAPGRVFPVETRYRPARPDSRFEAHVAGVVREALAEETGDILVFLPGIGEIRRVETLLQSDSSVLAGRVALLPLHGSLSAAEQDAALRSGATRRVILATSIAETSLTVPGVRVVIDGGRIRVPRFSPRTGMSRLETVPVTRDSADQRRGRAGRTEPGVCYRLWSPVEELSFAAHRTPEILSADLAPLALDLAAAGVIDAADLSWLDAPPPAALAQARALLVLLDAIDAEHRITPMGRAMASMAVHPRLGRMIIAAQDAGASEHALAIELAALLSDRDPVRRTDPRELPDVDLRLRVDAVSSGKTPAGIEVDPGARSRLQSDIREWRRRAGLGREVRSDSEGVGRLLAAAYPDRVAQRRAGQAGRFLLRNGRGAAIPPDQPLARADYIVAADLDDTGAESRVLLAAPLDRSLVDELVDPHGGRQTAVHWDSTRRTMRLFERLRLGEIVVAERQLTDPDLERIREGVLSLVGSEGLSVLRWSDPALRLRQRLATLHHADAAGWPDVTDAALLGSVDRWLSPAIVSGAIDTIDLVTAMRSLLSHEQQRQLDRLAPEYYEVPTGSRIRIDYSDPAAPVLPVRLQEMFGEQVTPRIANGAIALTVHLLSPAGRPIQVTRDLAGFWRTSYFDVRKEMRGRYPRHEWPENPLDATPTRRAKRKS from the coding sequence GTGACCGAACGGCTGCCCGTCGAGCGAATCGTTCCGGCGCTGGAGGAGGCGCTCGCTGCCGCGGGCTCGGCGGTGCTGGTGGCCGAGCCGGGAGCCGGCAAGACCACGGTGGTGCCATGGCGACTGCTGGACGCACCGTGGCTCCGCGGTCGCAAGATCGTGATGCTGGAACCGCGGCGAGTCGCCGCCCGGGCCGCCGCAGCGCGGCTGGCGTGGCGTTTGAGCGAGCCGGTCGGTGAGACGGTGGGCTACCGAATCCGGTTCGACACCAGAGTCTCATCGACGACGCGCATCGAAGTCGTCACCGAGGGCGTCCTGGCTCGGATGATCGACGATGATCCGGCGCTGGAAGCCTGCGGCCTCGTCATCTTCGATGAGTTTCACGAACGCAGTCTGCCCGGTGATCTTGGCCTGGCACTGACACTGCAGAGCCGAGCCATCCTTCGCCCCGACCTTCGGGTGCTGGTCATGTCGGCCACCCTCGACTCGGCGGCCGTGTCACGTCTGCTGGGCAACGCGCCGGTGCTCGATGCGCCCGGACGTGTCTTCCCGGTCGAGACTCGCTACCGACCCGCGCGTCCCGACAGTCGATTCGAGGCGCACGTTGCCGGGGTCGTTCGGGAAGCACTGGCGGAGGAAACTGGGGACATCCTCGTCTTCCTGCCGGGCATCGGTGAGATCCGCCGCGTCGAGACCCTGCTCCAGTCCGACAGCTCCGTCCTTGCCGGGCGGGTTGCCCTGCTGCCGCTTCACGGCTCCTTGTCAGCTGCGGAACAGGATGCCGCCCTGCGCTCCGGTGCGACCCGTCGCGTCATCCTGGCGACCAGTATCGCGGAGACGAGCCTCACGGTGCCGGGTGTTCGGGTGGTGATCGATGGCGGTCGGATTCGGGTGCCGCGATTCTCCCCGCGCACTGGCATGAGCCGACTCGAGACCGTGCCGGTTACCCGCGACTCGGCGGATCAGCGACGCGGGCGCGCAGGGCGAACCGAGCCTGGCGTCTGCTATCGGCTCTGGTCGCCGGTCGAGGAACTGAGCTTTGCGGCGCATCGGACGCCGGAGATTCTCTCAGCGGACCTGGCGCCCCTCGCACTCGACCTGGCCGCCGCCGGCGTGATCGACGCAGCTGACCTGTCGTGGCTGGATGCTCCGCCGCCGGCTGCTCTGGCCCAGGCGCGCGCACTGCTCGTGCTGCTCGACGCGATCGACGCCGAGCACCGGATCACGCCGATGGGACGGGCCATGGCGTCGATGGCGGTACATCCGCGGCTCGGGCGAATGATCATCGCGGCACAGGACGCCGGGGCGTCGGAACACGCCCTGGCCATCGAGCTTGCTGCGCTGCTGTCGGACCGGGACCCGGTGCGTCGGACCGACCCGCGAGAGTTGCCAGACGTAGACCTGCGCCTGCGGGTCGATGCGGTGTCGTCGGGGAAGACCCCTGCCGGCATCGAGGTCGACCCTGGTGCGCGGTCCCGCTTGCAGAGCGATATCCGCGAGTGGCGGCGGCGTGCCGGCCTTGGGCGTGAGGTCCGGTCCGACTCGGAGGGGGTCGGTCGGCTCCTGGCAGCTGCGTATCCGGATCGCGTGGCGCAGCGACGGGCAGGCCAGGCAGGACGGTTCCTGCTCCGCAACGGCCGTGGCGCTGCCATACCGCCCGATCAGCCGCTGGCCCGGGCGGACTACATCGTCGCGGCGGATCTCGACGACACTGGTGCCGAGAGCCGGGTCCTGCTTGCCGCGCCTCTCGACCGAAGCCTGGTCGACGAGCTGGTCGACCCCCATGGGGGGCGCCAGACTGCCGTTCATTGGGATTCAACCCGGCGGACGATGCGGCTATTCGAGCGTCTGCGGCTGGGCGAAATCGTCGTGGCCGAGCGACAGCTGACCGACCCCGATCTGGAGCGGATTCGTGAAGGGGTGCTGTCTCTGGTCGGATCCGAAGGTCTCAGCGTGCTGCGCTGGTCAGACCCGGCCCTTCGCCTGCGGCAACGACTGGCGACCCTGCATCACGCCGATGCCGCCGGGTGGCCGGATGTGACCGACGCTGCGCTGCTCGGGTCGGTCGACCGGTGGCTGTCGCCAGCCATCGTTTCAGGCGCCATCGATACGATCGATCTGGTCACGGCCATGCGCAGCTTGCTGAGCCACGAGCAGCAACGCCAGCTCGACCGCCTCGCGCCAGAGTACTATGAGGTACCGACTGGCTCCCGGATTCGGATCGACTACAGCGACCCAGCAGCACCGGTGTTGCCCGTCCGACTGCAGGAGATGTTCGGCGAGCAGGTGACACCGCGGATCGCCAACGGCGCCATTGCGCTCACCGTCCACCTGCTTTCGCCTGCGGGGCGACCGATTCAGGTCACCCGCGATCTTGCCGGCTTCTGGCGTACCAGCTACTTCGATGTGCGAAAGGAGATGCGAGGTCGCTATCCCCGGCACGAGTGGCCCGAGAATCCGCTCGACGCGACGCCGACCCGCCGCGCCAAGCGAAAGTCCTGA
- a CDS encoding DJ-1/PfpI family protein, which translates to MSSLQFGMVLFPDLTHLDLAGPFEVFGRVPGATVRAVAASREPVRSDTGLLWLPDLTFDEAPAFDVICVPGGPGVNPAMEDAALLEWLGRQAAGARFVTSVCTGALVLGAAGLLRGYRATTHWMSHGLLRHFGAEPVAARVVIDRNRITGGGVTAGIDFGLTVAAELVGEAAARQIQLMLEYDPAPPFDAGSPARADQTTVAAVRAGAAPYLDRRLAIVTRAAARLGLPPVA; encoded by the coding sequence ATGTCGTCTTTGCAGTTTGGGATGGTGCTCTTTCCCGATCTTACTCACCTGGATCTGGCCGGGCCATTCGAGGTGTTCGGCCGGGTACCCGGCGCGACGGTGCGAGCCGTGGCAGCCTCGCGGGAGCCGGTAAGGAGTGATACCGGGCTGCTCTGGCTGCCGGATCTGACGTTCGACGAGGCACCGGCCTTCGATGTCATCTGCGTGCCTGGCGGGCCAGGGGTCAATCCGGCCATGGAAGATGCCGCGCTGCTCGAGTGGCTCGGCCGGCAGGCGGCGGGTGCGCGCTTCGTTACTTCGGTCTGCACCGGCGCGCTGGTACTCGGCGCGGCCGGTCTCCTGCGCGGCTATCGCGCGACCACGCATTGGATGTCGCATGGGTTGCTGCGGCATTTCGGCGCCGAGCCGGTTGCGGCACGGGTCGTGATCGATCGCAACCGGATCACGGGAGGCGGGGTCACGGCGGGCATCGACTTCGGTCTGACGGTGGCTGCGGAGCTTGTGGGTGAGGCGGCAGCCCGGCAGATCCAGCTGATGCTCGAGTATGATCCTGCGCCGCCGTTCGATGCGGGCTCCCCGGCGCGTGCGGATCAGACGACCGTGGCGGCGGTTCGTGCGGGTGCCGCGCCGTACCTCGATCGGCGGCTGGCCATCGTGACCCGCGCAGCTGCCCGGCTCGGCTTGCCCCCGGTTGCCTGA